The following proteins are co-located in the Ruminococcaceae bacterium KH2T8 genome:
- a CDS encoding beta-fructofuranosidase gives MYYHFKNNEGWMNDPNGLVFFKGKYHAFFQHYPYAPRWGQMHWGHTVSSDLIHWEEQPIAMFPDMPYENSGGCFSGSAIVKDGRLYLFYTSVSEEMGQTQSVAWTDDGVTFTKYEGNPVIRNSPLGDNKDFRDPKVFEYEGSYRMVVGAGKENIAKLLLFKSDDLLDWTYVGELLSDRKFGSCIECPDIFPLEDKYVMMFSSIVSLPHRVCFALGDFDGETFTFDNPEDPFFALETGPDFYAPQTFEDDKGRRILIAWMYNWNRRAGSGQKQVGAFTIPRQLELNLNDELIMFPVEEACPLLKKESRFVSYDNGRLRVMFEGHTILDRPYAEEPEMAILEDVGVVEVFLNGGKENITTYIC, from the coding sequence ATGTATTATCATTTCAAGAATAACGAAGGTTGGATGAACGATCCTAACGGACTCGTATTCTTCAAGGGAAAGTACCATGCTTTCTTTCAGCATTACCCATATGCCCCGAGATGGGGTCAGATGCACTGGGGGCACACGGTCAGCAGTGATCTTATTCATTGGGAGGAGCAGCCTATAGCTATGTTTCCCGATATGCCTTATGAGAATTCCGGCGGATGCTTTTCGGGGTCCGCGATAGTAAAGGACGGAAGGCTTTATCTGTTTTATACTTCTGTATCGGAGGAGATGGGACAGACCCAGTCCGTAGCATGGACAGATGACGGGGTAACATTTACCAAATACGAAGGTAATCCCGTTATCAGGAATTCTCCGCTTGGTGATAATAAGGACTTTCGTGATCCGAAGGTCTTCGAATATGAAGGCAGCTACCGAATGGTAGTCGGTGCGGGCAAAGAGAATATCGCCAAGCTCCTGCTCTTCAAGTCTGATGATCTTCTTGACTGGACATATGTCGGCGAATTGCTATCGGACAGGAAGTTCGGTTCGTGCATCGAGTGCCCTGATATATTCCCGCTCGAGGATAAGTATGTGATGATGTTCTCGTCTATCGTATCCCTGCCGCACAGAGTATGCTTTGCACTCGGGGATTTTGACGGGGAGACGTTCACTTTCGATAACCCGGAAGATCCTTTCTTTGCGCTCGAGACGGGTCCTGATTTCTACGCGCCCCAGACATTCGAGGATGATAAGGGCAGAAGGATACTGATCGCCTGGATGTATAATTGGAACAGGAGGGCAGGTTCGGGACAAAAGCAGGTAGGCGCATTTACTATCCCGAGGCAGCTGGAACTCAATCTTAATGACGAACTCATAATGTTCCCGGTAGAGGAGGCGTGCCCTCTCTTAAAGAAAGAGAGCAGGTTCGTGTCATACGATAATGGCAGGTTGCGGGTCATGTTCGAAGGTCATACGATCCTGGACAGGCCGTATGCCGAAGAGCCTGAGATGGCGATACTTGAAGATGTAGGAGTAGTGGAGGTGTTCCTTAACGGCGGTAAAGAGAACATCACTACATATATATGCTGA